Proteins from a genomic interval of Papaver somniferum cultivar HN1 chromosome 4, ASM357369v1, whole genome shotgun sequence:
- the LOC113273120 gene encoding uncharacterized protein LOC113273120, whose product MECTLSNKTLSPFRAEAQRLLTHFDDATIFHTGRTNNRYVDCLTTLASKMQFEGAEKDIMVQRRAVSYTWITQVESVQANDWRAPIIHELSSSLSEGKVSLKDLKNYFLLHGALYYRNPDGSLSRCLGDEEVNEQLKRIHEEICGQKLVVTLYRRLQRLRYYWPSMEAQSRILKDLVPIVRCFLIIYRP is encoded by the coding sequence ATGGAGTGTACTCTCTCAAATAAAACGCTTTCTCCATTCAGAGCCGAAGCACAACGACTACTGACTCATTTTGATGATGCAACGATTTTCCATACCGGTCGAACCAACAACAGATATGTTGACTGCCTAACGACTCTTGCCTCCAAGATGCAATTTGAGGGAGCAGAGAAAGATATCATGGTGCAGAGGCGTGCTGTGTCATATACCTGGATCACTCAAGTTGAAAGCGTTCAAGCGAACGACTGGCgagcacctatcattcatgaattgagcagttctctGTCAGAAGGGAAGGTCAGCCTCAAGGATTTAAAGaattacttcttgcttcatggagcatTGTACTATCGAAATCCTGATGGGTCTTTATCACGATGCCTCGGAGACGAAGAAGTGAACGagcaactcaaacgcatacatgaggaaatatGCGGACAAAAATTGGTGGTTACACTCTACAGAAGGCTTCAAAGGCTCagatactattggccttccatggaggctCAATCAAGAATTCTAAAGgatcttgtcccaattgtcagatGCTTCCTCATCATTTATCGGCCTTGA